In a genomic window of Oncorhynchus kisutch isolate 150728-3 linkage group LG9, Okis_V2, whole genome shotgun sequence:
- the LOC109896529 gene encoding putative transcription factor Ovo-like 1 produces MPRAFLVKKARYSPYKRNWSELPDDERGDVYIPVSVFPVPLLEETEASPAETAPCLATTTHCEYTKYTQSHSVRSVMTPTAEMPSCTVLGQPQSPGRELEVTGLEVKRRAQSSTYVRSKIKVTTGELPSQIPIPPQPSIPEITTTPVSLTTSPTALVSTVTKSGTGAQASFVCKMCQKVFQYQRMLNRHLKCHSDTKRHLCNHCGKGFNDTFDLKRHVRTHTGVRPYKCSLCDKAFTQRCSLESHMKKIHSVTLQYAYKERRNKLYVCEECGHTAPSQDTLLKHYHSLHPNSAFLRGKGLKGGRGAEGEESMPGSPLSNDQDSDDTTGSGVQ; encoded by the exons ATGCCGAGAGCCTTCCTGGTAAAGAAGGCGAGATACTCGCCCTATAAGCGGAACTGGAGCGAGTTGCCAGACGACGAGCGCGGGGACGTATATATACCAG TGTCTGTCTTCCCCGTGCCCTTATTGGAGGAAACTGAAGCCAGTCCAGCAGAGACCGCCCCCTGTCTCGCCACGACGACGCACTGCGAATACACCAAATACACACAGTCGCACTCGGTGCGCAGCGTGATGACTCCTACAGCGGAGATGCCCTCGTGCACGGTGCTGGGTCAACCCCAGAGCCCTGGTCGGGAGTTAGAGGTCACGGGGTTAGAGGTGAAGAGGAGGGCACAGAGCAGCACCTATGTCCGCTCCAAAATCAAG gTGACTACAGGTGAGCTACCCAGTCAGATTCCAATACCTCCCCAGCCTTCCATCCCCGAAATCACCACCACACCTGTTTCCTTGACGACGTCCCCTACTGCCCTGGTCTCCACAGTAACGAAGTCAGGGACAGGTGCTCAGGCGTCGTTTGTGTGCAAG ATGTGTCAGAAGGTGTTCCAGTACCAGAGGATGTTGAACCGACACCTGAAGTGTCACAGTGATACTAAGAGACACCTGTGTAACCACTGTGGTAAAGGATTCAACGACACCTTCGACCTGAAGAGACacgtcagaacacacacag gaGTGCGTCCCTACAAGTGCTCTCTGTGTGACAAGGCCTTCACCCAGCGCTGCTCTCTAGAGTCTCACATGAAGAAGATCCACAGTGTGACCCTGCAGTACGCCTATAAAGAGAGACGCAACAAACTCTACGTCTGTGAGGAGTGTGGCCACACCGCCCCTTCCCAGGATACACTGCTCAAACACTaccactccctccatcccaacTCCGCCTTCCTGAGGGGGAAGGGGCTGAAAGGGGGTAGAGGGGCAGAGGGGGAGGAGTCGATGCCTGGGTCGCCACTTTCGAATGACCAGGATAGTGATGATACTACAGGGTCTGGGGTGCAGTAG